A stretch of DNA from Scatophagus argus isolate fScaArg1 chromosome 23, fScaArg1.pri, whole genome shotgun sequence:
TTGTAGGAAAATCAAGTCCTGCAGCAGCAAATGAAACGGTTTACTCTGAAGTCAGGATCAGGACCAGCTCTTGGTAACGATGCAGCGATAACACAGTGTGCATATTGGGATTAGTCACTCTAATCATATATTTTACTGATAGTTAAATGGATGTAAAGTGTCTTAAAGCATCTTTAATGCTTAAAAAGCCTtaaatttctttgtcttttcttttctttcagatcCGACCGACAAAACCAACAGCACAGatgacaacatgaaaactgcattgttgTATTTGCCACTTTAATGCAGTCCTCTGGTATTCAAATACCAGACGGTACTTTGTACAGATAAAGTAATAAATGGCTCCTTAAGATATTTACTGAATTGTTTACACTAAAGCTGAATCCTGCAACTTTCCACATGTTGTCTGCTGCGACGCATTTAATCCAGTCGAACTGGGCTGGTGTGTAGCACCGGGAGCCGTTAATGTTAACGTGCTATTGATTGAACAGTTTGAGAAGTTCATATATTTATTGTGTTATCGCTTAAATCAAGTGTTGGCCTTGAGCCCATTCAAAACATATTTCCATATCATGTCAGGATTTCATCACGATGCTACAGaatgtaaaatgtcactttcatcttatATGAGGTTTCTGAGTTCAGTTCTTCATTACTTATTTAATGGTCATGTTATCTAATGATATGCTTTGAGAACTCTGACTCCCCACTGATGGACGTCTTTGATCGTGTACACAGAAACCAAGAGTTTTGGCTTCATCTGTGCTTTTAGTATGGAGAGTAGATGATTCCTTTAAGATCTGATTGTCCATGAATGCAGTTTGCGTTCAAAGCCGCTACGGTGCTGAGAAGTAGAAACAGGAGCCAATACCTTTTCCACCAATACTGAAATATTATTTCCTCTATCAGACActggaataaaaatattttactccactttgtcttcattttacTTCATGATGTGCAAAATGACCGTTTACGACATcacttccttttttatttttaaggcaTTGCTCATCTACAAGATTGGAGTTACATTGCATTTTCCTGAGCAGGAAGGAAGTTgggaaatgtttaaaaataaaaaaaaacacctatgAGGTCGCTCGTCATCTCATCTCTCACAGTTTTCTCTTAGTCTTGTTCATATCTTGTTCATATGCTGTCGAGCTTTGAAAGTGCTAACGTATTTCTCAGAAGTCGGTGTTGGACGTGACGATGGGACGCGCTTTGCTCAGTGTTGTTCTGGTGTTATTCTGTGAGTACATCACtgacttttgtctgtctgcagaagGCGTAACTTGCTTGTCTGTAATTTACCTGAAAGCTTGAACAGAGGGGACTTGAGGTGTTTTTATCAGAGTTAATCAGAAATGAAGACTGTTTCTGCCTCTGAAGTGATGCGATACTTCAGTAAAATAATCCCTTACAATAGCATCTTTATGTTTTCTCATCTTGGCTGTAACTGACTGCAGAGTTTTTAGAGTTTAGattgctgtgtgttgtgatcGTGTTGGCTGATGAGAAAAACTCATCTGATATTTAGATGTTATTTCTGATAAGGTGTCCGTCTTCATTTCAGTGCTGAATACGCTCCTCCACTTTGAACACACTGAAGGTAACAACTGCACAATCTTTATCTTAATTTATTCACTCCAGATGAATCTTCACCCACAGCGTCTTCTTTGGTTTACTTTCTGTCAGCACACAGGCCACCCTGCAGTAGCTTAGCATATGACTAATTAAATTGCATGTTCATTGACTAAGGCGTGTCTGGagtttgtgttgctttgcttATGTCCCTTAAGCCAAACTGGTGCACTTGATTCACTGATGTCCAGGAGGCCTCAAATTCAACAAAGGACTGACTTCTTTGACACACAGATTTGTCAGagatgcttgtgtgtgtcctctttgTGCGTGCTTCTCTTAATTAGCAAATTGAAACCAGGTGGAGCATTACTGGCACCAACTCCCTCTGCTTAACCCTTTGCTGGTTATTTTTAAAACTGGATAGAGTATGCATTAAGAATATGCATTAAAGGCAGGACcttttcatcacacacacttgcaaactTTTTCCCAAAACATGTGCTCTATTCATGCTGTGAAGCAGGCCTTCCTATCAGCTCTAGAACCCATCCCCACCAAGAAAGCATCTCTGACTTTGAGAAGCAGTTAAAGAAAAGTGAGTGTTGAAGGCAGGCTCCTTTTTATTGAGTGCTCCTGAGTGATGATTGGCCGGCCAATGAGGAGTATgaaacacctgcacaggtgGAAAGCAATCACGTTGTTCGCACCTGGTGAGAGATCAGGGGAGGTGatgggggagagaaagagaacacaCATACTTTGCCCCTGAAAGGCACAGAACACAATACAAATAAGTCACTTTGCTTTATGAAGTCTGAGTCGGTGCCAACAGAGATTAGGATTACATACACACTCAGCAGTGGTTTGTCACCACCCAACGAGTGTTTAATCAATTGACTGagcttcagaatcagaatcagaattcctttatttatccccgaagggaaaatctttttcgtacagacattgcacttgcagtattcccgaccaagaaagaaaagtgaaaggtataaaaataggataaacaagcgtctgtaacaggctgcacatgTATCGACGCATGTGCACTCTTGAGCACataactgaataaaacaaaaagataatgATGTGATACGAAATGCAGAAGTGTATCTAAAACATGCCACGTTTGTGCTCTTAATCTCACAACAAGACTCTGTGACATCACTTTGCAACaggtcacaccagacctgtcCTCACCGTGTCCCCGTCATGGCTGAGTCCTGGAGCCTTGGTGACCCTGAACTGCTCTGCTAAAGATCTCTCAACGGGATGGAGGTTCTACTGGTATGAGGCTGTCCCCCAAGTATCAGGCAGCCTGTACGGATTTAAGATGCTACCTGGAAGCAGCGGAGGGACTGAAGACAGTTCTTTCACAATTCATGGGCAGACATACACAGCAGGATATGTGTGCAAAGCTGAAAGAGTGACACCAAAGAATTACACGTATTATAGCAAACCCAAGTTTGTCTGGTCTGGAGGTTTGTATGTTGGTTCCATTATTtaccttttttcccctcctttaaATGACACCATCATTAGAGTAAAATTTCATGTAAAGCTTGACACttataaaatctgtaaaataaaataaaaagtcataATTCTTCTTAAATTCTTAACTTTGGCCTGTTTCAAAATGTGCTAAGCTGAGTCCTGTCCTGCGGCCTGTGGgatttgaaattattatttaaaatatttaaaggaCACTTGACTTTGTAGCCAGGTAGacaacatataaaaacaaatagttTGGAGGAAAAATGTGGCAGGTAACCAGATGGGCTGTGGGAACAACTATGAGGCTGAAATAACTCCAAGGTGTCTAGATTTTCAAATGCTGACCTCCATTTAGACCAGAAAGCCACTGCACTGAGACTGAATTAATATTAAAAGACAATCAAAAGTCAACTTCTGCCGTGCTGCTCTTCATCTCGGCATTTATGTGCTTGTGTGGTCTCTGCATTAAATGTCGTTTTGCAGATTTTAGGTCGGCAGCAGCCAGAGTGAGGCCCGACAGAGTGCAGCACTTTCCCTCTGAGTCTGTCTCGGTGAGGTGCGAGGGAAGCTCCTCCGAGTGGAGACTGATGAGGCTTTCTGCCGCAGGCCACCTGTCAAACTACACCAACTGGGGGGAAATGGACAAATCCACATTCAGCATCCACAAGCATACAAACAACACGGCAGTGTACTGGTGTGAGACTGGATCAGGCCAATTCAGCAATGCAGTCAACATCACTGTGCaaagtaatttcatttttgtttccgTTTTCTCAAGAGATTTAAGATCTTATATCCCAATGCATAAACATGGTAGTAAAAAGGAGATTTAAGGCACTGTTTGGTTAATGTGAGAGTAAACTTGatgtcatctgtctcttttaCAGAGAAAGATATCATCTTAACGAGTCCCGTCCATCCTGTGACTGAGGGAGATCTTGTCACTCTCGGCTGCAAACCGGAGGCAGGAAATTTTACTTCCAGGGTGCTTTTCTACCGAAATGACGAGCTCATCCAAAATGACACCAGAGGGGAGATGGGGATCTCTGCGGTGTCGGGGTCTGACGAAGGGTTCTACAGGTGCGAATCCTCAGGCAATGTGTCACCACTGAGCTGGGTGGCAGTAAAATGTGAGTATAAAATGGTGTATTTCACACTTCTATTCAAATGTACCTCATCTTTATGCCTCTCTGGATTGGATCACACAAATTACTGAGGATCTCATGACTCGACCGTGTCTTATTAACATATTTAGTGCTTATCCTCCATTAAGACCTCCAGTAGTCAGTCTGTGccaataaaaaactgaaaagaaaatgtttcccCGTTCTCGTTTCGACTATCAGAATGTACAGCGAAATGCTGGCCCGAATTTTAACTGTTTGAGTGATTCCTGTGATTCCGTCTGGGCTTGATATCATTCATCTAAATGTCTGCTTCCTTAACTGGACGTACAGAAAATCTTCTCCTGGCAGCAGgatcagcaccttggagagGACTGCTGCACCCAGTCTCGTCTCTCCATAGTGAGACAGACGTGCCGATAATATGCATAAAGTTGATGGTTTGCAGGTCTGGTTGGGTTCAGGTGATTCCTGCATATTTTTGCGGGTCAGCTAGTTTGGACTGGTTCTCATAAAGGCTGGATTCTAGTGGTTCTTTCCagatatacactatatggacaccatgagggactttaatgacgtctcattgtaaacacacagacagctttgcagctctaacagcttccactcttctgtgaaggctttccacaacatgttggagtgtttctgtgggaatttgttcccattcatgcagtagagcatttgtgaggtcacacactgatgttggaccaaaaggcctggctcacaatctccgttccagttctTCCGCTTGTCTCCTGGATTGCAtgtcacatgtttttttgtcttactgACCTGTTGTGTTACCACAGTGTCCAGACAGGAAAGCTCTTCATATCATCTGCCACTGACTGTTGGGATGGTTTGTTGCAGTCTGCTGGTTattctcctgctgctcttctgttgCTGCAGAAAGTCAAAGTGTGAGACCTTTTTCCTTCTGACAGTTGATGGTTTCCAGTCTGATTATTCAAAAATACTGAGTGAATGCTGATGTCATAGCAGTGCAAGTTATGCAACGCAAAACAATCTAacaacaaatgtcttttttttaacagatttgtGCTTTGCCAGGTTGGTACAACAGTATTGCTTGTTTCTTAAACTTgttcctttattattattattattattattatgtttttatgttattgtttatttttctagaGCCCCACAGTCTCAGAGGACCGATCAGACTGAACAGGAAGAAAGTCAGCCTAAAGTTCCCTCCTCTCCTGGTCAGCCTTAAAAATCCTTTCATTTTGACCTCCTAATTTCACCTTGGATTTCACTGCTCTATGAATCAGTCAAAGGACCCCTGAATCAATACTCTGTCGTTGTACACAGAGCAGTCAGAAATCCGAGGATGGAATGATTTACTGATGACAGATCTTAACTGGCAATCTGCTTGAgttaagaaaaatgtttgttccTAATGCAGATGGATCCCATCACGTCACTTACGCAGTGATTCAGCTTCAAAACCTCAGAAATAAGGGTGCGTTCTGTCTTGGACAAAGAAATAAGCACAAAGATGTTCAATCAATGTTCATTAACCCataagagaaaaacagtctCTTGTTCTAAGTGGGAATAGTCCAGATATACGAGGCTGTCTGCCAGATAATCACTGCACTCTGGGACTTTGTTTGTAAAACTAATCCACTCCATCCATTTGTAGGAAAATCAGTAGCGGATGAAACTGTGTATTCTGAAGTCAAAGTAGGAGCAGCTCTTGGTAATAAAAGTGCCGTTTAATGTGCATAGTGTGGTTTGAGTCTTCAGTCATAAGCAGCTTCAGATaattcatctctctgttttcttctagGCCCATAAGGAGAAGTGCACCACTTTGTCCAGGAGCACTTTTACAACCTTGATGTTTGACCATATTGTACCGCAATAAACCTTCTTTGTTAGCAAGACACACgttcatgttttttaattgcttttgtACAATTTGCATGAACGCACAGTAAAACCAGAAGCGCATTAAATCTCTGGAAGAAcatttgctctctttctgtgaAGATTTCGGATAGAACAAGTATTTGCAAAGCTGAATGCTGCAGCCACATTTCACTCGACAAATTGCTGGTAGACAGTATGTCCTGTACGCTAATCTTTATACTCTTTTTTTTAGAGATGATAACAAATTTcaagttttacaaaaaaatgctaTCTATGAATTTGACACATTAGTGGGATAAGAATGGAAGATAATTCATGAGAAACATAGTGATGTTCATCAGAAAGGCATTTTTAGGTATGGCAACATTTCCTCCAGATACCAAGTAATGATAAGAAAAAGCacaacagtacaaaaacatCAGCCTTTAAGTTTAAAAGCATGAGCTCACAGTGGCACGCGGACTACACAAAAAAGTTTAATGTGTGCAAAAATATTTAGGCTAATAAATGTTTCATACAGACATCCAGGATGTTTGACGGTCAAAGGACAAAGAGTTTCTATGTTGTAAAGGCTGCAAAGGCCTTTGAGGAAACTTCCTGGGCTGCATAATAAAACTGACCTTCTTCCTGTAAGCTGAAGACTGCACTGTAGGAGCGCAGAGTCCATCAACGGCgtgttgaaaaataaagtttttctcttctgacttttctttatttcattattttttttccagtaaggAGATATTAAGATTGACTTTGGTGCAAAATTATGTGGAATTATGTTGTTAAACTTGTAAAACACACGCGCAGcgaaacaaaaaacacactcctGCATACTGCAGTGATGTTAGCACCGTCTAAATTTGGCTGTAGCCATACGCAAAGAGGAACCGACGTTGCTGAGTTTTGCCAACTGCCACTTCTCTAACACCAGCTGGACATCAGTTTCACACCACAGCAATGTCTCATTTCgttctttttttcccaataATGTCGCTGCTGTAAAACATGTGCATCTCAaattacaatttttaaaaagctaaaaatcTTTTGAGGCCACTAAAGGAGGTCTAACGCTGATATACGCTTAAGGCTGAATGAGATAATGATAGTTAGACAGAATAATGATAGTAAATGGCCTTTTCCATAGACATTTACTGTGATTTGGTTCCAGGCCCATGAAGGAAACCAGAGcggcacagacacagaggactAAAACAATCTTGCCAAATATCAGacactttttcatttctgtttcaatTCCTGTTTCAATTCCATCAAAGGAGATGTTAAATTATTTGCTTTGCGTTTTTAAGGATGCagttctttaatttaaaatttatttcagttacTCGGGgtgaaatcagaaatcagtCACAGATACAGTCATTACTACAGAACCCTCACTGTCTGTCTACTTATCAAATTGGTCACATTTGTTCTGAAAGTGGATGAcctcagcatttctttttggGCAACTTATGATAAAATTGAGGAACTGATATGTAAAGAGTTTCACATACAGTTGGAACTTAGTAAAGTGCTTGCTATGTATACAGATGTTCTTGACTAGTCAACATCaggtggaataaaaaaaaaaagaagtatttcaAAGGCTCCCGTCTTTTTATTTAGTGAATTAAAGTCAGAGAACAGGACCCAAACGCAGGACTCAGGAAACTGCAAAGCTCACGGTCTTCGATTACACAAAGCAGAAGTTTTGGTGTACGAACACAAAGAGTACATAACAGACTgagctttaaatgtttttaaagattcTGAATATTTCTTAATATTTcaccacatttttttcagatcaAGTTGAGTTTAATTAAGCAACAAGAAGTCCGATAAACAGTTTGGATTACAGCATTATTTTTTGTCCAAGCTTTGCCCTGACATGCAGGGACTCTGTAATGTCTGGTAGTCACGTCACCTacagctggacaggaagtgtgacaatgctgcagcttcacagtCGCTCTTCCTGGTCTGGCGTCAGTCTTTGTGTTCATCAGAAGCGGCATGACAGAGCGTCAGTGCTGGATGTGAGGATGGGATTCACTTTGTTCTGTGTGCTGTCATTACTTAGTGAGTACATCAGCAACTTTATTAGTCTGAATGgtaaaaatgaagcaaaatacAGGTGAAAATACTGGAGAAActcctgctgtttttattgtttattgtctgtttgcctgttcGCCCTGTCTAGTAATGTCTTTCTGATGGGTTGTCTTTATTACAGTCCTGAACACAATCCTGTACTGTGGACACGCTCAAGGTGATTGAActattttgttccttttctgtctttgtgttcatttaGTTCATTTAGTCATGAAACATTTTATGGATTTATAAGTGTCAGGTTTCTATGttttgcgtgtgtttgtgtgtgtgtttgtgctgatttCCAGATGCTGAGCTGACCTTTGAACCCAACTTGACCCAGTTATTCGCTGGGGAGTTTGTTACCTTCAAATGCAACATAAGTGAAGGACTTGACACTGACTGGCATTACGTATTCAGCAAGAACGGCCAACAAATCGTCTCCTCCGGTGCAAGCAATTCGTACTCGGTAAACCTGACGGCTGACTCGAGTGGTGGTTTTCAGTGCACTGGTCACCGCAATGGCTCCAGAAATGTTGCAAAACAGAGTAATAATGTCACTTTAATTGTATCAGGTAagatattaaattaaatactttCCCTGTCACCAAGTTTACCACCACATGTACAACAGCCACGTTGAGGTAATGACACAATCAGTcaagaaaaagagaagtaaGACTACAGAAACTCTTCATATTTCTGCTGCACTCCTTTGGCTTCACCTGCCATTAAAACTAAAGCCAGCTAGATAACTGAACTGTGAACGtctattcaattcagttcaattcagtttatttatatagcgccaattcacaacaaaagtaatCTCATGACACCTTCCAATTAGAGCAGACCTAggccaaactctttaattaaattgtaatacagagagcccgacattcccccttgagcaagcacttggcgacagtggcgaggaaaaacttccttttagaaggcagaaacctcggagcagaccccggctcaagatgggcggctttctgccttgaccggttgggttgagagagagagagagagagagagagagagagagagagagagagagagagatagacagacagacagggagaaagagcaCACAAGCAtagatgcatagcagcagtaataataccagaagtattggaactgtagataataataatgacaatgaagtatacaaCCGTACTATGGTGATAATGACAGTAATGttagtaacaataatgatggTAGTAACTGCAGCacagtagtaacagaattaaaatagattatgactaaacagtaatAATCGCAGcaagtttcaagcaggaccgcagcaggaggtccaaccgcgatccatgggaacctgcgagactATTCTAGTTTATCTATTTATGTCACTGTTCCTGTCGTGACTCAGGCAGCTAACATAGTCATCtacagtatagaaaatggatggatggaatttgTTTGTACTCAACAATCAGTGAAAATCAGACATTCTTACAGTGATGTTCATAAGACGTCAAAAATGCACTTGCACTGACCCGACCGTCACTAAAATTAGTGGCCAGTGGCCTCTCACTTGGCGGCCTTCTCGCTTAAGCTACACACCACCATCTATGTATGTTAATCAAATTATCAGTACATATTCTCTTATGCGTgccaaacagcacacaaaccCAAGGCCACTCTGAGAGCATACGGCACGTCCATACCAGTAGGGGGCACTGTGACGCTGACTTGTGTTGTGGAAGGCTCTGCGGGCTGGAAGTACAGATGGTTCAGACGCACCTCAGACTCTCCTACAGCTGAGATTGTAAAGGATGGGACAGAAAGCTTAATCAGTATCTCAGAAGAAGGCATGTACTGGTGCcagggaagaagaggaagccCAGTCTTCCTCACTGAGGACAGTGATGTGTTTCACGCTAAGATAACTTGTGAGTTTTGTAACTTTTCATACTAGGATTTTAGTACAGAAAACTACAAATGTGATGTTATATTTGGATACTAACCGTGTAGTACTGGTGTGAATAGTATCCAACAAGGTCTTTGTGAAGCTGCAACAAAACTGGACCCAGATATTCAGCGGCGAGACAATCGCCATGGCCTGTGAGATCGAGGGAGGAGGCGGAGACACTGACTGGGAGTATGAATGGAGGACAACCAGCTCAAACGCACCTCCAGCACACAGTGAATACAGGATCAGCGGTGCTTCAGTTTCCCACAGCGGCAGCTACTGGTGTAAAGGTAGAAGGGACTTGTATTCCTCAACAGAGTGGAGTGTTGGCTTCCCACTGACAGTATCAAGTAAGCCAGATTGTCTATCATTCATATTGTGTTGGactttttgtgttgtgtgttttcatccacCCGTCTATGATTTTCCCTACAAAAATGAACAGCTCATAAACCCAGGCCTTCAGTTCAGGTCAGTAGGAGAACCATACCAATCGGAGGCAACGAAACACTGACCTGCACTGTGGAGGACGCTGCTGAGTGGAAATACTACTGGTTCAGACGTTCCTCAGGCCTTTCTGAAAGTCAGCTCATGAGCGGTGTTGAGCCAACCGGAGTTATCAGCATCTCACAAGGAGGCACATACCActgcagaggagggagaggaagccCGCTTTTCTTCACAGAGGACAGCGACGCAGTCACCATTGAGAAACAAGGCGAGTGTCGCTGCCTtcctttaaagaaatacaacatacaGAGTTCATTCTCCAAACTAGTttcctctgcttattttttACTTCTGAACAGTTTCCGAACAGGCTGTCGTGATCCTGCAACCCAACTGGCCTGCGATATTCAGTGGCGAGACGATCGCTGTGACATGTGATGTTTCTGGTGATGGACACACTGAGTGGGAGTATGAATGGAGCAAACCCAACTCAAACGCCAGTCCGACGAACAACAGCTACAGGATCATCAGTGCTACTGTGTCCGACAGCGGAAACTACAGGTGCATGGCTAAACAAAAGGGGGACATGTACTCCACAACAGAGTGGAGCCACATCGTCACATTGACAGTTTCGTGTAAGTTGAACTGTGCATAGTGCACTTCATGTATTTCATGCATGGTTTTACTCCTTCTGTTACTTGGAGATTTCTGTTGTGGTAATTAATGGCATGTTGGAACCCTGTCTTATGGCATCTTTTTGGCACTTCCCACCCAGACACACTGCACTTGAATATATCTTCAGTGCAGACATATCTGTGTTAATGTCAGACAATCAGAGCAACACAATGTAGCTtacaaagagggaaaaatccCAAGAGGGCTTCACCCAAGAGACAGCACATCATGTCCCATGTGAAGGCAAACGCGTCACAGACCTCTTCCCTCGCATAAGCTCATAGTTT
This window harbors:
- the LOC124054362 gene encoding uncharacterized protein LOC124054362 isoform X2, which gives rise to MGRALLSVVLVLFLLNTLLHFEHTEGHTRPVLTVSPSWLSPGALVTLNCSAKDLSTGWRFYWYEAVPQVSGSLYGFKMLPGSSGGTEDSSFTIHGQTYTAGYVCKAERVTPKNYTYYSKPKFVWSGDFRSAAARVRPDRVQHFPSESVSVRCEGSSSEWRLMRLSAAGHLSNYTNWGEMDKSTFSIHKHTNNTAVYWCETGSGQFSNAVNITVQKKDIILTSPVHPVTEGDLVTLGCKPEAGNFTSRVLFYRNDELIQNDTRGEMGISAVSGSDEGFYRCESSGNVSPLSWVAVKLSRQESSSYHLPLTVGMVCCSLLVILLLLFCCCRKSKYLCFARAPQSQRTDQTEQEESQPKVPSSPDGSHHVTYAVIQLQNLRNKGKSVADETVYSEVKVGAALGP
- the LOC124054362 gene encoding uncharacterized protein LOC124054362 isoform X3, yielding MGRALLSVVLVLFLLNTLLHFEHTEGHTRPVLTVSPSWLSPGALVTLNCSAKDLSTGWRFYWYEAVPQVSGSLYGFKMLPGSSGGTEDSSFTIHGQTYTAGYVCKAERVTPKNYTYYSKPKFVWSGDFRSAAARVRPDRVQHFPSESVSVRCEGSSSEWRLMRLSAAGHLSNYTNWGEMDKSTFSIHKHTNNTAVYWCETGSGQFSNAVNITVQKKDIILTSPVHPVTEGDLVTLGCKPEAGNFTSRVLFYRNDELIQNDTRGEMGISAVSGSDEGFYRCESSGNVSPLSWVAVKLSRQESSSYHLPLTVGMVCCSLLVILLLLFCCCRKSKYLCFARAPQSQRTDQTEQEESQPKVPSSPGP
- the LOC124054362 gene encoding uncharacterized protein LOC124054362 isoform X1, with protein sequence MGRALLSVVLVLFLLNTLLHFEHTEGHTRPVLTVSPSWLSPGALVTLNCSAKDLSTGWRFYWYEAVPQVSGSLYGFKMLPGSSGGTEDSSFTIHGQTYTAGYVCKAERVTPKNYTYYSKPKFVWSGDFRSAAARVRPDRVQHFPSESVSVRCEGSSSEWRLMRLSAAGHLSNYTNWGEMDKSTFSIHKHTNNTAVYWCETGSGQFSNAVNITVQKKDIILTSPVHPVTEGDLVTLGCKPEAGNFTSRVLFYRNDELIQNDTRGEMGISAVSGSDEGFYRCESSGNVSPLSWVAVKLSRQESSSYHLPLTVGMVCCSLLVILLLLFCCCRKSKYLCFARAPQSQRTDQTEQEESQPKVPSSPDGSHHVTYAVIQLQNLRNKGKSVADETVYSEVKVGAALGNKSAV